One window from the genome of Thermococcus siculi encodes:
- a CDS encoding 50S ribosomal protein L37e gives MGAGTEPKGRRNHTPTHIKCRRCGRRAFNVKKGYCAACGFGRSRRMRKYSWSHKWRKKRNLAY, from the coding sequence ATGGGAGCGGGAACAGAACCCAAGGGCAGGAGGAACCACACTCCGACTCACATTAAGTGCAGGCGCTGCGGAAGGCGCGCCTTTAACGTCAAGAAGGGCTACTGTGCCGCCTGCGGCTTCGGCAGGAGCAGGCGCATGAGGAAGTACAGCTGGTCCCACAAGTGGAGGAAGAAGAGGAACCTCGCCTACTGA
- a CDS encoding type II toxin-antitoxin system VapC family toxin — protein sequence MTVIVIDASLLARYVLLEPGWEDMERFLQNDLVSLEYALVEVSNALWKHHVLYNRISREEFERRCQVVDMLPSVVLFENPMRYLGNARKIAADRGVTVYDALYIAQALKYGSLATSDKKQGRVAEGLGVDVIYI from the coding sequence ATGACCGTGATAGTAATTGACGCCTCCCTACTGGCCAGATACGTCCTTCTGGAGCCGGGATGGGAAGATATGGAGAGGTTTCTCCAGAATGACCTTGTCTCCCTGGAGTACGCTCTGGTGGAAGTTTCAAACGCACTGTGGAAGCACCACGTCCTCTACAATCGAATAAGCAGGGAGGAGTTTGAGCGACGCTGTCAGGTCGTGGACATGCTCCCCAGCGTCGTGCTCTTTGAGAATCCAATGAGGTATCTGGGAAATGCCAGGAAAATTGCCGCGGATCGGGGAGTGACCGTTTACGATGCCCTCTACATAGCCCAGGCCCTCAAGTACGGCTCTCTGGCTACAAGCGACAAAAAGCAGGGAAGAGTGGCGGAAGGGCTGGGCGTTGATGTGATTTACATCTAA
- the vapB gene encoding type II toxin-antitoxin system VapB family antitoxin gives MAVISVRIPDELKAKMKELDVNWSEEIRRFIEKKIREEEKEKTLREMHELLAGGTPAEKGTAAKYVRDDRDSN, from the coding sequence ATGGCGGTTATAAGCGTCCGCATTCCCGACGAACTCAAGGCCAAGATGAAGGAACTCGACGTGAACTGGAGCGAAGAAATACGGAGGTTCATTGAAAAAAAGATCAGGGAAGAAGAGAAGGAGAAAACCCTCCGGGAAATGCACGAACTCCTAGCTGGAGGCACCCCCGCTGAGAAGGGAACCGCAGCGAAGTACGTGAGGGATGACCGTGATAGTAATTGA
- a CDS encoding MATE family efflux transporter: MVHLNENQRRLWALAWPAIMGNISQTLLNLVDMMMVGQLGALALAAVGLGGQVSWFMMPIMAAVATGTLALVARFVGAKDDENATLALEQSLYLAFLLGIPVMLFGWFFGDDILRIMGAKPDVVSLGYAYIKVLFAFYPVRFVGFTAFSALRGAGDTKTPMKLGILMNIINAVLDYLLIYGKLSFPKLGAVGAAWASGIGITTSMLIGLYLLWSGRLVLRFRPSWSFHLDMAERILRIGIPTMIERGIFSFYNFLYMSIVTRFGTVALAAHQVGLRVESIAYMPAFGFNVATSALVGQSLGEGNPEKAEKTVYEALKMVGAFMAVMAFILIVFPRYLVMPFINPSDPHYGDVMRLASIYLIIVGISEIPLGWLFVLGGALRGAGDTKTPMYITAVSKLLFRIVPAYLLGFGFTIGPVHFEGLGVIAAWIAMSLETFTTAALFWWAFKRGKWKYVRV; the protein is encoded by the coding sequence ATGGTACACCTAAACGAGAACCAGCGGAGGCTATGGGCGCTCGCCTGGCCCGCCATAATGGGAAACATCTCCCAGACCCTTCTCAACCTAGTGGACATGATGATGGTGGGCCAGCTCGGGGCGCTGGCTCTGGCCGCCGTCGGCCTCGGCGGCCAGGTCAGCTGGTTCATGATGCCGATAATGGCGGCCGTGGCAACTGGAACCCTGGCCCTCGTAGCTAGGTTCGTTGGGGCGAAGGACGATGAGAACGCCACCCTGGCCCTCGAGCAGAGCCTCTACCTGGCGTTCCTCCTCGGAATCCCCGTCATGCTCTTTGGCTGGTTCTTCGGCGACGATATCCTCAGGATAATGGGGGCGAAGCCCGACGTTGTTTCCCTGGGATACGCCTATATCAAGGTCCTCTTCGCGTTCTATCCGGTAAGATTCGTTGGATTCACGGCATTCTCTGCCCTGAGGGGGGCAGGTGACACCAAGACGCCCATGAAGCTCGGAATACTGATGAACATCATCAACGCGGTTCTCGATTACCTCCTCATCTACGGTAAACTCAGCTTTCCGAAGCTAGGCGCCGTAGGCGCCGCCTGGGCCTCTGGAATTGGAATAACGACCTCGATGCTGATCGGTCTCTATCTCCTCTGGAGCGGTCGGCTGGTCCTCCGCTTCAGACCTAGCTGGAGCTTCCATCTGGATATGGCCGAAAGGATACTCCGCATTGGAATCCCCACGATGATAGAGCGCGGCATTTTCAGCTTCTACAACTTCCTCTACATGAGCATAGTAACGCGCTTCGGCACTGTGGCGCTGGCGGCCCACCAGGTTGGCCTGCGCGTCGAGAGCATAGCCTACATGCCGGCCTTCGGCTTCAACGTGGCAACCTCGGCCTTAGTCGGCCAGAGCCTTGGCGAGGGGAACCCAGAAAAAGCGGAGAAGACCGTCTACGAGGCCCTGAAGATGGTTGGGGCCTTCATGGCCGTTATGGCCTTCATCCTGATAGTCTTCCCGCGCTACCTGGTTATGCCATTCATAAATCCGAGCGACCCCCACTACGGCGACGTGATGCGCCTCGCGAGCATCTACCTCATAATAGTTGGAATAAGCGAGATCCCCCTTGGCTGGCTCTTCGTCCTCGGCGGTGCCCTGAGGGGAGCCGGAGACACCAAGACCCCGATGTACATAACCGCCGTCAGCAAGCTCCTTTTCAGGATAGTGCCTGCCTACCTGCTCGGATTCGGCTTCACCATCGGGCCGGTTCACTTCGAGGGACTAGGCGTGATAGCGGCGTGGATAGCGATGAGCCTGGAAACATTCACGACAGCTGCCCTCTTCTGGTGGGCGTTCAAGAGGGGGAAGTGGAAGTACGTGAGGGTGTAG
- a CDS encoding LSm family protein: MAERPLDVIHRSLDKDVLVLLKRGSEFRGKLIGYDIHLNVVLADAALIQDGEEIKRYGKIVIRGDNVLAISPVELE; this comes from the coding sequence ATGGCGGAAAGACCACTCGATGTTATCCACAGGTCCCTTGACAAGGATGTCCTCGTGCTCCTGAAGAGGGGTTCCGAGTTCAGGGGCAAGCTTATCGGTTATGACATCCACCTGAACGTCGTCCTCGCCGACGCCGCTCTCATTCAGGACGGCGAGGAGATCAAGAGATACGGTAAAATCGTCATCAGGGGAGACAACGTCCTGGCCATCTCCCCGGTCGAGCTTGAGTGA